The Paramicrobacterium fandaimingii DNA segment GCACCAGGAGGCGGCGCTCTATCTGCGCGCAGGTGGCCAGGGCATCGCGCAGTCGACGCAGCTGCACGGCAAAGAGATGAGCTTCAACAACTTCACAGACGCGGATGCCGCGGTGCGCGCGGCCTATGACTTCGCCGAGCCCGCTGTCGCCGTTGTCAAACACGCGAACCCCTGCGGGATCGCCATTGCAAAGCCCAAGGCAAGCGACCCGATCGCGTCGGCGCACCGTCGAGCGCACGACACCGACCCCGTCTCGGCGTACGGGGGAGTCATCGCGGCGAACCGCCCCGTGTCGCTCGGAATGGCCGAGGCAGTGAAAGAGATCTTCACTGAGGTGATCGTCGCCCCGGGCTTCGATGACGATGCCCTCGAGCTGCTTCAGACGAAGAAGAACCTGCGCATTCTGCAGCTTCCCGACGGCTTCGCCCTCGAGCCACTCGAGGCAAAGCAGATCTCGGGCGGTCTGCTCGTGCAGGAGTCTGACAGGTTTGACCCCGAGGCGAACGTGACGGCCGAGTGGAAGCTCGTGTCGGGAGAGCCGTCTGACGAAGCAACGCTTGCCGACCTCGCGTTCGCCTGGAAGGCGTGCCGCAGCGTCAAGTCGAACGCCATCCTCCTTGCCAAGTCGGGTGCGGCAGTCGGCGTCGGCATGGGGCAGGTGAACCGCGTCGACTCGTGCGAACTCGCGGTGAAGCGCGCGGGCGATCGCGCGACGGGCTCTGTCGCGGCATCCGATGCCTTCTTCCCTTTTGCCGACGGCCTGGAGATTCTGCTGAAGGGCGGCGTGAAAGCCGTTGTGCAGCCGGGAGGATCGGTGCGCGACGACGAGGTGATCGCTGCGGCGAAGGCTGCCGGCGTCACCATGTACTTCAGCGGAGAGCGCCACTTCTTCCATTGATCCCCGTGTGAATCAACCGATAGGGGCCGGGCACGTGGAGTGCCCGGCCCCTGGCATCCCGTAGGCTCTTTGTCATGACTGTTACTTGGGCCCGTCGCGTCATCGCGTCGCTTGCATCTGCCGTACTCGTCGCACTGATGGCCCACGTTGCCGCCGTAACAGCATTCTTTCTCGTCAACCAGATGCAGCCGACGATCATCGGCCCGGCGAGCTCATACTTCATTCTCGCGAGCCTCTTCACATTTTTGCTACTCTTCATCGCCGGGATGCTTGGCGCGCTGACCACGTGGAAGTGGGCTCTTCCCGCAGGCATCGTCATCGGCATCGTCGGGCCCGTCGTCGGCGTGCTGCTGACGACCGTGCAGCAGGGCACAGCCATGACCGGCGAGATCTTCGGCATGATCGTGGCGACGTTGACCAGCACAAACGCGCTTTACGCGCTCACCGTGTTCATCGGCGTGCCGACGGTCGGCCGCGCCGTGTACGCCGCGACAGTCGGCTACCGCGAGGCTCCGAGAGCTGCGGAGCGCCGCATTGCTCTTGTGCGGCTCCCCGCCACCGCTCTGACCGACGATGACGACGACACCGAGTCCGACTTCGATTCGGATCTCGCAGACAAGCAGTGGGATGCCTACACGGCAGCGTTCGAAGACAACGGCTGGACGACGCAGGAGGTGGCTTTCGCTAGCGAGCTTCCCGACTCCGTCTTCGTGCAAGACGGCGTCGTGCTGCTCGACGATCTCGCGATCATCACCCGCCCCGTCGACGAAACTCGACGCCGCGAGCTCGAGGGAATCGAAGACACCGTCCACGATCTCGGCTTCACTGTCGAACGCATCATGGATCCGGGCACGTTCGAAGGCGGTGATGCGCTGCTGGTGGGCGACACCCTGTACGTCGGACGCACCGAGCGCACGAACGCGGAGGCGATTCGCCAGCTGCGCAGCATCGTCGCGCCGTATGGCTACTCGATTGTCGCAGCGCCCATGAGTAAGGTGCACCACCTCAAGGCGGCGATCACCGCGCTTCCCGACGGAACATTCATCGGCGACCCGTCGTCCATCGATACCCTCAGCCTGTTTCCCGGGTTCATTGCGGCCCCGGAGCCCGCTGGAGGTTCGGTGGTCGTGCTCAACGACGATACGGTGCTTGTCTCAGAATCCGCGCCGCTCACGGCCGAGCTGCTCGATGACCTCGGCTACGCGGTTGTGACCGTCGACATCTCTGAGTTCGAGAAGCTCGGTGGCTCCGTCACCTGCCTTTCTGTTCGAGTTCGCTGACTCCTCTTGCGCTGGCGAGCAGAACTCGCTTATTCTGTAAGGCTGCGTACTGAGAGAACGGTCATGCAGCGCGATCCACGAGTACGCAGGGAGGACGATATGCCGAATGCCATTTCCGGGTTGCCGGGCGGTCGTCGCTTCCGCACACGCGCGGTCGTCGGAGAATCCGGCCTCGTCAGCGCCATGTAGCGCAGACCCCTCCCCGCAACCTGAACCCCGGTCGGCACCCTCCGGCCTGTCTTCCGACAACGAACGCGCCCTGACGCTCGTCGTCTGACCGCCGAAACAACCTCAAGCGAGACGCACACTATGTCCGGCACTGAAGCCACGCGAAAATCCAACCTCACTACAGTTCAGGCAATCTGGCGCATCTATCCGTTCGTCAAGCATGCGCTGCCACGAATTTCACTCGGGATGGTTGCGGCTCTGCTCGGTTCCATCGTTGCACTCGTCATTCCGATGGTGCTTGAGAAGCTCGTCAACGGAGCACTCGCGCAGAGAGATCCCGCTGAGATCTGGCCCGCCGTCGGCGTGATTCTCGCACTCGGCATCGTCGAGGCGGCCATGATCGCGCTTCGCCGCTGGTTTGTGCTGCTGCCGGGCACGACCGTCGAGGCGAAGATGCGCAACGAGATCTACCGCCAGCTGCAAGATCTCCCCGTCGCCTTCCACGACCGGTGGCCGTCTGGGCAGCTGCTGTCGCGCATGATGCAGGACCTCAGCCTGATTCGCCGGTGGCTCTCGTTCGGCACGGTGCTGCTCGTTGTGAACGTGCTGACGATCATCATCGGCTCTGCGCTGCTCTTCTCGTGGCACTGGCTGCTCGGCCTGATCTTTCTCGTCTGCGCCATCCCGGTCTGGATCTACGGCTACACGTTCGAGAAGCGCTACTCGACGATCGCCAGGCGCAGCCAAGACCAGGCGGGCGACCTCGCCACCAACGTGGAAGAGGCCGTGCACGGCATCCGCGTTCTCAAGGCATTTGGCCGAGGCAAGCACGCGCTTGACGGGTTCACCGTTCAAGCCGAGAATCTTCGCGGTGTCGAGATCGAGAAGGCGAAGGCGATCGCCGGCATCTGGTACTGGCTGATTCTGCTTCCCGACATCGGGTTCGGGCTGTGCCTCGTCGCGGGCATCTGGCTTGCGTCGCTCGGGCAGATCAACGTGGGTGAGCTGTTCGCGTTCTTCGCCACCGCGACGGTGCTGCGCTTTCCGATCGAATCGATCGGCTTTCTGCTCTCGATGACGTTTGACACGCGCACAGCTGTCGACCGAGTCTTCGAAGTGCTCGACGAGGTGAACACGATCACCGACCCCGAGCATCCGAAGACGATCGAGAACCCGCACGGACGTCTCGAATTTGCCGACGTGCATTATCGCTTCGCCGATTCGCCAGACCGCTACCCCGATCTCATCGACGGTGTGAACCTCACGATCGAGCCGGGCGAGACGATGGCGCTCGTCGGGTTGACAGGAAGCGGAAAGACGACGCTCACCTCGCTCACGACCCGCATTTACGACCTCACGGGAGGCGCCGTGCTTCTCGACGGGGTCGACGTGCGCGACCTCACGAGAGGGGAGCTGCGTCGGCACATCGCCATGGCGTTCGAAGACGCGACGCTGTTCTCGGCATCCGTTCGCGAGAACGTGCTTCTGGGGAGAGAGCACCTTGATCTCGACAGTGATGAGGCGCAGCAGATCCTCGACGAGGCGATCGGCATTGCCCAAGCCCAATTCGTTCACGACCTGCCGAACGGCGTCGATACGACCGTCGGCGAAGAGGGACTGAGCCTCTCGGGCGGCCAGCGGCAGCGACTTGCGCTCGCGCGTGCCGTCGCGGCGGCGCCGTCTGTGCTTGTGCTCGACGATCCGCTCTCGGCGCTCGACGTCGACACGGAGGCGCTTGTCGAGGCGGCGCTGCGCCGCGTGCTCGCCTCGACGACGGCGCTCATCGTCGCGCACCGCCCGTCGACGGTGGCGCTTGCTGACCGCGTCGCCCTGCTGCAAGACGGCCGCATCGCCGATGTCGGCACACATACAGAGCTGCTCGCGCGAAACGAGCACTACCGATTCGTGATCTCGTCGCTCGAAGACGAAGAGAGGCGCGAACGCGAGGAGGTTGCACAATGAGCACGGCTACCGTGCGAGGCGTGTCCGGCGAGGAGCGCGGAGACCTCACAAAGGAAGAGAGCAAGCAGATTCGCCAGCGATCGATGCGACTGCTGGGATCGCTGCTGAAGCCGCTGCGTGGGCGCGTGATCGGCGCGATGACGCTGGTGATCATCTCGACAGCATCCAGTGTCGCTGGTCCCGCGCTCATCGCATTTGGAATCGACACGGCGCTGCCCGCCGTGATCGACCGCGCGAACTGGCTGCCGACTCTCGGCGTCGGCGTCGTGTATCTCGTGACGGCGCTCGCCGCTGCGACCTTTATGGCGAGCTACGTCGTTGCGAGCGCGCGTGTAAGCCAGGCCGTGCTTCT contains these protein-coding regions:
- the purH gene encoding bifunctional phosphoribosylaminoimidazolecarboxamide formyltransferase/IMP cyclohydrolase — its product is MSGPSHDKTLYRERDIVRIKRALISVSDKTGLVDLARALANAGIEIVSTGSTAQTIRDAGYPVTDVATMTGSPEMLDGRVKTLHPTVHAGLLADLRLESHEQQLADFDIEPFELVVVNLYPFVETVAAGAEANDVVEQIDIGGPSMVRAAAKNHPNVAVVVSPASYEEIIGAVAAGGTTLAQRRALAAQAFSHTAAYDTAVAGWFTDAAEGFGSSLTIQGELSHVLRYGENAHQEAALYLRAGGQGIAQSTQLHGKEMSFNNFTDADAAVRAAYDFAEPAVAVVKHANPCGIAIAKPKASDPIASAHRRAHDTDPVSAYGGVIAANRPVSLGMAEAVKEIFTEVIVAPGFDDDALELLQTKKNLRILQLPDGFALEPLEAKQISGGLLVQESDRFDPEANVTAEWKLVSGEPSDEATLADLAFAWKACRSVKSNAILLAKSGAAVGVGMGQVNRVDSCELAVKRAGDRATGSVAASDAFFPFADGLEILLKGGVKAVVQPGGSVRDDEVIAAAKAAGVTMYFSGERHFFH
- a CDS encoding dimethylarginine dimethylaminohydrolase family protein, whose protein sequence is MTVTWARRVIASLASAVLVALMAHVAAVTAFFLVNQMQPTIIGPASSYFILASLFTFLLLFIAGMLGALTTWKWALPAGIVIGIVGPVVGVLLTTVQQGTAMTGEIFGMIVATLTSTNALYALTVFIGVPTVGRAVYAATVGYREAPRAAERRIALVRLPATALTDDDDDTESDFDSDLADKQWDAYTAAFEDNGWTTQEVAFASELPDSVFVQDGVVLLDDLAIITRPVDETRRRELEGIEDTVHDLGFTVERIMDPGTFEGGDALLVGDTLYVGRTERTNAEAIRQLRSIVAPYGYSIVAAPMSKVHHLKAAITALPDGTFIGDPSSIDTLSLFPGFIAAPEPAGGSVVVLNDDTVLVSESAPLTAELLDDLGYAVVTVDISEFEKLGGSVTCLSVRVR
- a CDS encoding ABC transporter ATP-binding protein, which gives rise to MSGTEATRKSNLTTVQAIWRIYPFVKHALPRISLGMVAALLGSIVALVIPMVLEKLVNGALAQRDPAEIWPAVGVILALGIVEAAMIALRRWFVLLPGTTVEAKMRNEIYRQLQDLPVAFHDRWPSGQLLSRMMQDLSLIRRWLSFGTVLLVVNVLTIIIGSALLFSWHWLLGLIFLVCAIPVWIYGYTFEKRYSTIARRSQDQAGDLATNVEEAVHGIRVLKAFGRGKHALDGFTVQAENLRGVEIEKAKAIAGIWYWLILLPDIGFGLCLVAGIWLASLGQINVGELFAFFATATVLRFPIESIGFLLSMTFDTRTAVDRVFEVLDEVNTITDPEHPKTIENPHGRLEFADVHYRFADSPDRYPDLIDGVNLTIEPGETMALVGLTGSGKTTLTSLTTRIYDLTGGAVLLDGVDVRDLTRGELRRHIAMAFEDATLFSASVRENVLLGREHLDLDSDEAQQILDEAIGIAQAQFVHDLPNGVDTTVGEEGLSLSGGQRQRLALARAVAAAPSVLVLDDPLSALDVDTEALVEAALRRVLASTTALIVAHRPSTVALADRVALLQDGRIADVGTHTELLARNEHYRFVISSLEDEERREREEVAQ